A window from Centropristis striata isolate RG_2023a ecotype Rhode Island chromosome 4, C.striata_1.0, whole genome shotgun sequence encodes these proteins:
- the LOC131970729 gene encoding uncharacterized protein LOC131970729, translating to MSQPANLRVILSDHNVQKLTLPSGIPGTVEELHSIVQVTFGIPGDFCLHFKDADFGNEFFSLISTTCIVDKDTIKVVYIDEPPTVTLTLTDVDSSFASISDCSPLPSDDVCSSASSHDTLPVSPRPMTEIPAQRSKGWPAEFLIPRFSANTEILLQSGNEKFSCSGILFGTNDLISLLPDILGNLAEAIFEYTAYPSSAKLSQVAEALVKKHPCLKEPGSFNGCYGWIQRLKYKMNNFRSKLRGTGCPEIVVNSLKRKVSHEQTPAKNVKKAKKAEVNYLPPHPQDK from the exons ATGTCACAGCCAGCCAATCTCAGAGTGATACTTTCAGACCATAATGTTCAGAAACTGACATTACCATCTGGAATCCCAGGAACAGTTGAAGAGCTTCATTCAATTGTCCAAGTTACATTTGGGATTCCTGGGGATTTCTGTCTACATTTCAAGGATGCTGACTTCGGAAACGAATTTTTCTCCTTGATTTCAACAACTTGCATCGTGGACAAGGACACTATCAAGGTCGTGTATATTGATGAACCTCCGACCGTAACTCTGACCTTAACAGATGTAGACAGCTCCTTTGCAAGTATTTCTGATTGTTCGCCTCTGCCTTCTGATGATGTCTGCTCATCTGCATCCTCCCATGACACGTTACCTGTTTCTCCAAGACCAATGACTGAAATCCCCGCCCAGCGGTCAAAGGGGTGGCCCGCAGAATTTCTAATCCCTCGTTTCTCTGCCAACACAGAGATTCTGCTTCAGTCAGGCAATGAAAAGTTCAGTTGTTCTGGGATTCTTTTTGGTACCAATGATCTCATCTCACTACTTCCAGACATTCTGGGAAATTTAGCTGAGGCCATATTTGAGTACACAGCTTATCCATCAAGTGCCAAACTAAGTCAAGTAGCAGAGGCCCTGGTCAAAAAACATCCCTGCCTCAAGGAGCCCGGGTCCTTCAATGGATGTTATGGATGGATCCAACGGCTCAAATATAAAATGAACAACTTCAGGTCCAAACTTCGTGGGACTGGCTGCCCAGAAATTGTGGTTAACTCACTGAAGAGGAAAGTGTCACATGAGCAGACTCCTgcgaaaaatgttaaaaaggcaaaaaaggcTGAAGTAAATTACTTACCTCCTCACCCACAAG ATAAATGA